TGGCATCTTGCTGtgaattagaaaaaaataggACTGGggatttttgctttaaaaataaggaCACCATTACACAAATGATCTACACACATTTTGTTATACGAAGGAGAGCATTTACTATCTTAAGATGGAAACTGCCTCAGTAGCCAAGTTCTGGCTAATGCTGGAAAAGTCATGTAATCTCACCCGTTACCAAAGAGACACATATGTCAACTGCAAAAACTGTGTTCTTACCTACCTATATTCTGGCTGAAGCCAGCTGTATACACAACACTCTCTCCCATTCTATTCCTCCTAAGAGATGGAATGATTTATGCCGAGGGACTGTACATAGGGATCATTGCCTCATTCGGGCAGCTGCATTTGCCTATGTGCACACGTATGTGTGGATCTCGTTCACTTCCCCTGTGACCATGCACCATCACCGCTCTCTGTCCCAGAGGACCTGCAGATTCTCTGCAAACTGTTCTCTGCAACTTTCCAAAGGCATTAAAAATCAATGATATGATCAGCTTTCACCATGTGTTCCTATTGATGCCTGTACAGAAGGTTTTTCTGGCAGAAACATATTTCACCACTAGTCTGTTTTTAGTCCCATGTTTTTAACACTGTCATAAAAGATCAAATCCTGAAAATGTAGTGCTGCACTGAAAATACACATCAATAGGCCTACTCTGATATTTCACTCCTATGTGCAGCTCCAGTATCTTGAGTGTATCTCAGATGCTCTGCCCAGTATTTTGCTTTTCATATGTTTAAAACGTGAGGCTGTGCAACACTTCACTTTGTGTACACTTCAGGTTTGTGTCCATGTAAATGCACACACCATACTATACCGTCTCAGGTACTAAGAGCAGCTATTTTGTGGCTTTTTTGGTTAAGAGGCCACAGCAATACTAAAATGTATTGGCATTGATCTGTTCCTTAAATTAATACAATGAATAACAGGCTAATCTGTTTAGGTCATCAGAAACACATTTATCTTTTATGATTCTTTGTTGGAAAATTAAATTGTTATTGAGTGAAGAATTACTTTTACAAAAGTGCTAGATTATTTCAAATAGGAAAACttcattattttatcatttaCTACTACACTATAGTTTGTGTGGCTGGAAGACTAATTAATATTTCATTGATTCtcattagaaataaaaacaaacaaaaaataaccccaaagcTATAGGTGAAATTTTTCATAAGACTAGCTAGGAAAAAACACATCGGGCAAGCTTCTGGGAATCACACTCCTACAAGCAGGCACCCGTTTTGCATTTCATCTGATAAACCTTAAGGTGATCTTTCATACTGATTGTACTTATCATTAAGGAAAAATCACAGTTATTACTTGCCAAGGAGAAAATGAGAGGAACATGATTTTGAAGGGTTCAAATACTCAGAATTTAAGTTAAAACTGTCTAGGGTCAGGTCCTCTCTGTTTCCAATTTGTTTACTTTATTCAAGAATAAAATACAGTGAAGTTAGCTTGTCTTTATTTCACTGATCACAGCttgctcatttatttttaacattttgccAGGTCTCCCCtgctgttttccttaaagcctctCCTACTGTCAAGTTACATTCTGTCTATCTGTCTTTGTTACATGCTGCCCTTGTCCCTGTGACTTCCTCTCTTTTAACTTCCTTCTAACTCTTAGACCTTGTCATGCAGAGGATAACTGCCTGCCTGTATGTTTTATAAAGCTTAGCTGACACAGCTGTATTTAACCATTCTTTTATTTAACAATTGTCAGGACTGATGGTCAGAAATTTGTTGCTGGCCCACGGAAATCTGTTGCTGTCCCACTGGCCTCCTGGGAGAGAGCCATGGAGGCTATTCCTTGTTCAGCGGAGAAAGGGCCTGCTCCAGTTGCTATGGAATGTTGAATTAGGCTTTCCGCATCCACCCCTTCTTTTCCAAGGATGAGCCTATCTTCAAGAACAAAGTCTGCGTCCTCACCGCACTCATTACCACCTATGGCAGGTAAACTCCTAGAAGAGCGTTGGGAGATTCCACTGAGCCTGGTGAAGGAATGCCCTAGGAGTACCTAGGCCCAGcgtactgttgacttcagtgggagctgcaggtgctcaaccACTCTGAAATTGAGGCCTCTAAATGGTAACGTAGGGCGCTAGTTTTCCTTCAGCTTGATTAAATGCCAGTCAACAGGGGAAACAAATTTAAAAGCGGTTACAACCTGAATGGTAACAGCTCCATCCCTAAGTCTGCCAGGGCGAACAAGGAAAGGGACGTGAGGTTTGAAGAAATAAGAGATGAAATaaagtggggcagggtggggggtggtggtgagggggaaaGCTTACACTCAAGAGAGATTCTCTCCTTCATCTGGAACTCTAGGATGGGATGATAGGGGTAAGGGGGAGTGGTGGGGGCATGACAATGGTAAATGGAGGAGTCATATAGCACTTAGAGATTGTCACtcccacccaccacacacacactcattggCCAGATTATTAAAATCAACCTCAGAGGATTGTCCTAAACCTTGTCTGACTCCACAGCCATAAAAGGTGGGTAACTGTAGCACTAGAGCTGACTTAATGGTAACTAAAGACATAGCCATGGGTTGCAGGGAAAGGGTGCATTATTGGGTTGCGGGGAGCTGATTTTAATCGCAAAATGTGCAGGCTGATGCTGTTTTCATTTTGGCTTTAATAAGCAGCCTCTCAGTCCAGCAATGTTTTGGTTTGACTACAGTATGAGACCACCAGGCCACAAATTTTATGGAGCTAATTTCCATGTCCTCTATATGATAATTAAATATTCCCATGGAATCCACTCTCCTTTTGACAGGTAGACCTATTAGAAGAGGCCTATTTAGATAGACACGCAGAAAATACATACTGTATAAATGTATTAGTAAAGTTATCAAGTTGCATGTACTGCATTTCCTTGCACAGTGTATTTTATTAAGTAAATAGTAGCCCATAACAAGAAGTATAGTTATGCTGGACAATCAGACACCTCAGATGCATTGTAGGTATTGATACCAAAGGCCAAATGCTTTCAATAACCTCAGAAGTGTGCACTATGACTACATTAGTTATTGCTTATAGAATGTGTATTATCACACACAGTTAAAAATAACTGGCTAATGAGAGGAGGTCACTAGAATTATATCAAATACCTGTACGGTCTGAACTTTCCTCAACCACCTTCCTGGTTCTTGTaatttgaaataaacaaaaggatTGTCTAGTGAATTATAATTAAATTGACAATGTAATATGTCCATTGAATCAGAGTTTTTACACATGGATCAGCTGTCGCAGATATAGCTGCAAAGACATCTTTTGAAATTGGCCTCTTCAAAATTGAACCAGATTTCACATCTGGGTTGTGATGTCAGCATAAGCCATTCTACGGTGAAAAGTAATTAATCTGAGTTTCATTTTGTGTACAGGCAAGCGTTTTACCATGTGTGGTCCAGGTATATACAGCTTTACTTATcaaaaggatttgatttttatgatGTGTATTTCTATTAAAGTGACCCGTTTTTAAATTCTATCTAAGCAGTGCACTCAACATCTCCTAGAGATCAAGAGTATTGCCATGTAGGCCCTTGGGGTGGCATATCCCTTTCAGTATCACTTGACATTTTTCACTCTTTAATCAAGACATAGGTGTCAGCAGTGACTTGCCAGGAAAAGCATATCCCTTGATACATAGCATAACTTCTCAATGAAATATTAGCCTTGTACCAACTGTTTGCTTACTTATTATACTATCTGAATAACACGAATATATGAACTATTCAACCACAGTGTGAGAAAAATAAATATGACACACAAGCACAGAGTTCACCTAAGTTAAAATGTTGTTCCAAGGGGATATAAACGGAGTATAGGGATTACattaagcaaaggaaaatataGGCTGCGTATCAAGAAAACATTTCCTAACAGTGATGTCTGTTAGATAGTGGAACAATCCCACAAGAGAAGGGGTGGAGGCCATATTGCTTATCTAAAACTAGACTAGATAGAGCACTCTCCTATATGGTGGAAGAAACAATGCTGCCGTGGCACAGGAAAGGGGCAAGATAGCCAAATAGGCTTTTCCCATATCTAATTTCTCTGATTCAATGGATTTCGTTTTATACAAGCCAATTTGTATAATTTATGGAAGATGTGTAAATACAGTAAGTGGATTTCAGCTGTACTGTTGCAAAACACAATATACCATCATTCCAATTTGATACCAAATTAAATTTGTGCTAGCAATTCAGACTgtgacatgatttccctttgtttAAGGAATAATAGCTAATGCTTTGCAGTACAGGATACATCACTACAGGAACGACTGCTAAAATTGATTAGTGGGTGAAATTGTTATGTAATTACTGTTGAAATATAAAAATTCAGCCACTAGAAAAATCTAACAGCTTATTTATAAAACTAAACAGCTGTACTTTCATGTACTGGCTAACATTTGACAGAAACCCACAGTAGGTGTATTTTCTGTGCCAGTGTTTCTTAAACTGTGAGGCTCCAAGTTTTGATCGGAAAGCTGATGCAAAACCCCAGGGAAAATGGTTTCAGGTGGAGAAGAAAAGGAATATATATGTTTTGCTTACTGCTTGATAGAATGGAATCTCCAATAGTGAATACTTACGGCTAGTCCTTGAAAGGTAACGTCTAATTTGCTCATCTGAAAGTGGAAATGAACAAGAAAAAATACAACAGGTTGCCTTATCcactttaaatgttttaaaaatataattcccAAATGCCCAATTCCCCCCTCCATTTCTCCAGGGAAGGCGACAGTCTCCCCTCcaccacatttaaaataaattacatggAGGGGACCTACATATATTTTTGTAATAGGAGGAAGAATGACTTTGACAAAGTCTGAGAAACTCTGAATATATGCCAATCTAAATGTATCTGTTAAATGGTACAGTGTGTACCTGTCATTCACCTGTACCAACTCCATCCAAACGGAATGATTAAACCTCCTCCTCTCAGTTGCTATAACAGAAATCAAGCCATGGTATTAGAACAGAATTGCCACACAGCTTCCGACTGGTTCATATCTTACCATAGAGTGGTAGGGTATGAGGGGTTGTGTGTTCCGGGGTGAGTACCTTCCCACAACCCCTGCAAATATCTCTCATAGGAAAGTTAAAGACTTACCTTCTTTGAGTGCCTTTGGACAGTTGGGAAAAGCTCTTCTCCACCTGAGGAAGGTGAATATTAGGAGTCTTTGGAACCACTATAAACAATGGCTCGGTGCCCTGAAAGCAAGTGAGACAGAGACCCCCTTCCTAAGAGACCACCAACTTTCCTTTCTCATGTCCATTCTGAAGTCATCCTTCTTTGATTAGTCCTGTATGATACTTGTCCATTATGTTTTATACTGTTTTGGACTCATTTGTGCTTTTAGACGATTATAATCTCTCGGCACAAGGACTCTGCTCTTTGTTGGACATACTATGAAATCCTGACTCCgttgaaataaatggcaaaactcccattgttttcaacgGGGCCCAGATTTCACCCATCATATCTATTTTACAGTAGCATACACACTTACGCAGCTGCATAAATAACCGATAAGACAGAACTTGAACAGCTGCTATGTCAAAGACATCAGTTTTCATTTTGGTTAGTCCTGTGAAAAGGGCTCTGTCATGCAGCTGAGGCCACAAATATAATACATGcctttaaattattaaaaattggATAGGAAATCAGTATGATCCTAATTTCTTTTAATTCTACAATCAGCTGCTTTGTCACTGAGAAAGTAAATATACAAAATAGTAGTGACAGGGTCTGATCCTCCACTGCCTTGAACATCATCTAgttatttataccagtgcaaagtgggtgtaaagaACTATCCAATCAGATTTCTCTACACATCTACTAGTAGCATCTTATAATCACTTTGCATAGGTGCAAAAACTACATAATGTTCAAGACATCAGAGAATAAAGTCCACAATATTtggggcagcagttctcaaactgtgggttgcgaccccaAAGTGGGGagtgaccccgttttaatggggttgccagggctcgTGTTAGACTTGTGGTGCCCGGAGCAgtctgaagctgaagcccgagccccaccgcggagctcaggctttggccctgagTGCcgaggctcaggttacaggcctcctgccctgcccctgccttggcAGGGGTTGAGCTtgagctttggcccccctgccagggctgccagcctcgggtgggctcaggcttccgtctcccctcctggggtcacgtagtaatttttgttgtcagaaggaggtcatggtgcaatgaagtttgagaacccctgatctggGGGATCTAAACGGAGAGAGCAATATGGTAAACTGTTGTTGGATGTGCTTTGACAATTAAGTATGTTTAATTACAGAACTGTATCAACAAATACACAAACAAGAACCATGTTAACTTCAGCTCCAGGAGAAATTACTGTTCATGGAAAATTTAATATTGGCGAAGGGAGATAAAATTGGGAGGTAAGCAAGTAGGGcttgattctgttctcatttacattgatttcacaccagtgtaacaccattgacttcaatagggttacTCTTGATTTACTGCAGTGTAAGTGAGCTCAGCGTCACAAAGAATCAGTCCACAATGTTTTCCGTGTTTATCGTTCTCAGTCATTAAGATAATATTTTAAACCATGGAGAATGAAAGTAAATTAAAGAGATGGTATTGTTCTTTTAACTTTGATAACAGAGCAAATAACTTCTCTCAtcttctcatagaatcatagaacatcagggttggaagggacctcaggaggtcatctagtccaaccccctgctcaaagcaggaccaatccccaatttttgccctgatccctaaatggccccctcaaggattgaactcacaagcctgggtttagcaggccaatgctcaaaccactgagctatccctccccccaaaaataattGGGAGTTAGAACCTCCTGAAAATTCTGACTGGGTACATTACAAGTCATATAAGAATCTTATGAGACCTCAGGTAGAATAATGTGCTCCAGCTGAGTGGCAGGATAGCTATTTAATCAGTTTCTGCATAGTCCCACTTTTTGGAGTGGCCTAATATCGAAGTGTGGTCTAGAATAACAGTGTACCTTTAACTAGCTGTCAGAGAAATCAAACTCGTAGATTCTGCAGAAAATACGATTTGATGGCCAAGCCACACGCTTTGGCACCGCTTACAATAGTACAGTcagtctactttttttttttacttgtaggCAAAAGGTATTATCCTCATCCACTTGATATTAAGTTATGTTTTAAACCCAAATAGTAAAATATGGGGCCGGAGCTAAGACAACTCAAGGGCaacattaataattttaaaaataaaagacggGGAAAGACACCAGATAACACTGCAGACATGTTGGACAGTtgtaatacatacatacatggcACACACTTGCAGAAATTTCTTCCTGTGTCAGCCACCTATTTATTAGAGATATTACATTCAGACAAATTGAACAGGAACACCCTACAAATATGTAAATCCctgccacagacacacacattttcGAAACATTATGTATACTCTAAAAACCAtatcgttttttttttttccggggtggtggtggtgttgcacATTTCTCACAGTTGCCTCTGTTTGGATACTGAAGTTTATGGATTAGTTATATCATGTGATTTACCTATGGTGTAGATGCCAGCTCCTCTGACTACACATGCTTTACCACAAGCGTTAAAAGTAGTAATTTAGTAATATCCCTTTCTAAGAAAGATGAAAATATTGTAATGCTAATTATTAGTAATGGATTATTGAAAAGACTAAAACATTTCCTTTAACCATTGAGTACCTAACCCTGTAATCTCATATACTTGAAAAACTATACTCTGCTACATCTTTTCTTCTTGTACATATGTATTATTACACACTTCCTTAGTGTGAAGAAAAGTGTTACATTTTAATTGTCaccttttttctgtctttaataGGAATGAAACTGTAGAAGTGATTTGAATCTTCTTCACAAACTGGGCTAATCCAATTTCAAATCACCTAAGGTGGCAACAAATCCACTTTATGCTTTCCTTGTCCTATCTCCATCTTGCATTACATGGATTCACTTTAAGACCCTTGTTAGGCAGTGCATTTGGTCTTTACATTACTTGCACCTTTCCCCTTTATGCTGCACTAACCTTGCATATAGTCCCAAACTATGCTTGCACTGATAcatatttccatttcatttttggCTCTGCTGTGCATAGGAGAACTGAGCCTTAGTTATGTTCTCAGCTAGCATTATTTATACACTTGAACATTAAccacttctttttatttttatggtcTTCCACGAGTTCAAAAAACTGACTAAAAACCAACCCAATTTTATAGGATCTGATTCTGTTTGCAAATATGCTGGTAAATCATTAGTAACgaccaaagtcaatggagctccacCCAGTGTAAGAGCCTGAGCCTTTGAGTTGCAGATTGTCATCAACTCTAataagtgaagtcagtgggagttcagcaTCTTGCGGGACTGAGCTctaaatgaaataatttattaGGCCCACAGCATTTCCTGACACTATTCACACTGTGAATTTGGGAACCAGAAAGCAGATACACATATCTATAATTTTTCTTAAATCTGCATTATTTATAAATTAGAGGGCCTATCTCCCAATGGAAGAGAAAAGTCTGTCGTGCAGCTAAAGGAACTAAGGGAGGTTCTCTTGTGTATCTACAGAAGGTGAACATCCATAAGGTTGGTCAAGTGTCTTACTGGGGGAACTCATGGGGTTAATGTGTTTTATAAAGGTGGAAATGCACACGGCGAGTGAAGGTGTAATGGGGCATGGTTAGAGCAATTCATAGGAGGACTTTGAATAAGTGAAGGGAAGTCCAAAGGAGCTGGGCATTTCAGTAAGGAGTGCACATGGAAATAAGCTGCTCATGAGGGAGTGAACATGCATGGTTGTGTCTTGGGGTGGAATCTCAAGGGGAGCTGCAAGAATAAGGAGAAGTGCATGCACGGTGGGTGTATGGGAGGAAAATGTAAGCAAGAGATATTTCCACTAAGACAAGATGACATCTGGACTCTCGCTACCTCAGGATGCTACTGTCTTTTAAGTGGAGAAAGGGAAGTCAGTAACCAATTATCTCTGACAAAGATTTCTGCTACAGCAAAGGCTTGTGGAACCTATGGTATCTTGTGTTGTTCTTATAATAAACAACAAAGAGACTTAATTCACTAACAGACATAACATGTGACAAAACAGAACATAATATGGGCTTTGCCTGGGAGAATGCCTAATGTTCCAATGTcttccaagggcctgatcctgctgttcTGACTCGTGACTAATCCAGCTGAAGACAAGTGCTACTTATTTGAATAAGGGCAGCAGCATCAGGTTAGgtaattttgctttttttcctataGCTTAACCTTCAAAAATTGACATGTACATTTATTTCCATTCGATGGTATAATGAACAAGTAGAACGAAGCACAATAAATatcaaagcaaaattaaaaaacaaaataaatggacCATAAAATTGTGGCCACTGCTTCTGTTTAGTgtgatgaataaaataaaataataataaataggaaTACAATAGAGAAGATAAATTATGCTACAAACATGGCAGTGCCTTATTTCTTATTTCACTATATTTGTTATCAAGAAGACATGCAGTCCAGAAACTCATGGCATACACATTGGCAAAAGCCATAAACCATAAGAATAACAAGGCTCGAAGGAACAAGGCTGACGAAGACGACCCCCAGGGTGACTTTCTTAGATACCAGTAAGTAGATCCCTAAAGGCAAGGAACTAAAGTATAGCAAACCTAGCAACCAAATTAGCACTCGAATTGAGGTCTGGAAGAGCAAGGATGTACAGTTCCACACTGTCCAGTTGTGGGATACAGTTGCAACAGACTCAAAACTCGTGGGCCTGTAGAATTCCACCACCGGGGTAGAGTTCAGAGTCTGTGGGCTTTCTCTCTGCACTTCCATGATGGTTATAACCAGGCAGTTGGAGGAAGCGTGAGAAGGGCTAACAAGAGATGCCAGCCTTTTGGGAGTTAGCAACAGTTCTGTAGGATTATCTGGCAGGCacttcttcccctttcccccacaagCCAAATTCACAAGGATGTTGTTGTCATCAGGAAGACTACTAACCTCATCATCAGGCAGGCATGTCTCAAACCTACAGAATGGGCACACTATGACTCCCTGAGGAGAGTCCCCAAAGTCTATGATCTTGCAAAGGCATTTGGCACATACTCTGTGACAACACTCCAGCACTTTTGGTTTCCTCTGTCTCTGATTATAGCGGTTGTAACAAATCTTGCACTCAAGCTCATCTGAGCCCTGGGACTCCACAGGATCCTCTGGTAGTTGACTGATCATTTCTTCTAATGGTCTGTAGACTTGTGATGATGGGAGTCAAAAATAAATGCTTCACTAAGGATGCTATTAGGGCGCCTCTCAGATTATCATACCACCCATATCAGCCAGGAAAACAAGAGAGGAAGATGTCACAAGTACCAGTAATCTTCATTCATTTTCAGCTTCTGTCAATGACTTTGTACTGTGTGTCCTTCACTCTGTGCCATGTATCCATGTAAACAAGACAATGTGGACTTTCTGTAGAGGAAAGAGAGTCTAGCATTGTTAGCACTGAATTGACAACAAGTCTTTTACAGCTTTATCTTcccaataacattttaaaagctctctaaaagcattcttaaaatagttttttttgtGTCAGACAGGGCATATACAGTAACCTTGCTGATTATAACATTTTATACCACTCCAGACATTTATGTATCCTTAGTCTTGCATATAGCCCCATTGCCTCTCTAAACCCATTAAACCCTTATTGGGTCCTCATTCTGTTAGATTTGTTCACTTATCTAGGaccctgttttttatttttctctctttacaTAGCTGTAAGCGCACCTCTTTTCCATTATGCCTTGAAGCCAAACATACAGGGCAATGAGGAGTGGGCTTTTACTATCCAGTCAACAGTCCcccttaaaaatatattttgggccCAACCATTACATCTCCCAAGTGCCATGGCCTTTTTTTCCTGGTGCTTCTAACTTTCTATGCTGTGATGAAG
The window above is part of the Chelonia mydas isolate rCheMyd1 chromosome 2, rCheMyd1.pri.v2, whole genome shotgun sequence genome. Proteins encoded here:
- the RNF182 gene encoding E3 ubiquitin-protein ligase RNF182, which translates into the protein MISQLPEDPVESQGSDELECKICYNRYNQRQRKPKVLECCHRVCAKCLCKIIDFGDSPQGVIVCPFCRFETCLPDDEVSSLPDDNNILVNLACGGKGKKCLPDNPTELLLTPKRLASLVSPSHASSNCLVITIMEVQRESPQTLNSTPVVEFYRPTSFESVATVSHNWTVWNCTSLLFQTSIRVLIWLLGLLYFSSLPLGIYLLVSKKVTLGVVFVSLVPSSLVILMVYGFCQCVCHEFLDCMSS